DNA from Acidimicrobiia bacterium:
CGCGCGCGACTTCTTCGAGCACGAGCTGCCCGCGTTGTTCGATGCGCGCGCCGCGCTGGCAGTGCCGGGCGCGCGCGAGCTCGCACTCGAGTCCGTCGCGCTGGTCGTCGACGGACGCGCGTGGACGATCGCGTTCGACAATGAGCGGTTCACGATCGACTCCGGCGACGCGCGCGCCGCGACCGTCGTGCGACTCGACGCGACGACGTTCGCCGACATCGTCAACGACCTCGTCACGCCCATGGTCTTCCTCACCGCCGGCGAGCTCGACCTCCCGCGCGGCCGGTTCGAAGACCTCCTCGACTGGTGGGTCGTCCTGCGATCGGTGCTCGACGACCGGCCCGTGCACACGCGTGGCGCGGTCACGTTCCTCGATCGCGACGGTTCGCCGCTCGACCTCACGCGCGGCTTCACCACCGACGCCGACCCCGATGAGCTCGTGTACTTCCTCACCGAGGCCGGGTACCTGCACCTCGTCGGCGTGTTCGACGAGCAGGAGATGGCCGCGGTGAGCGCCGACATGGACGCGGCGGAGTCGAGCTACCGCCGCGACGACGGACGTTCCTGGTGGGCGCGCACGGCCGACGGTCGCGATCGAGTCGTGCGCATGCAGTACTTCCACGAGACGTCGCCCGCGCTCGCACGCCTGCTCGCCGACGAGCGGCTGTTGCGGTTCACGCGCCTCACCGGCGACGGTCACCGCTTCGGCAAGCCCGGC
Protein-coding regions in this window:
- a CDS encoding phytanoyl-CoA dioxygenase family protein; the protein is MRSVDLRTRTAADVRPIDARDFFEHELPALFDARAALAVPGARELALESVALVVDGRAWTIAFDNERFTIDSGDARAATVVRLDATTFADIVNDLVTPMVFLTAGELDLPRGRFEDLLDWWVVLRSVLDDRPVHTRGAVTFLDRDGSPLDLTRGFTTDADPDELVYFLTEAGYLHLVGVFDEQEMAAVSADMDAAESSYRRDDGRSWWARTADGRDRVVRMQYFHETSPALARLLADERLLRFTRLTGDGHRFGKPGGNQNLAEALVKPIGVVDGISDVPWHKDCSLGSHSYRCCSLTVGISITGADAESGQLRVVAGSHRALTRPALIRHDLDLPQVDLPTRTGDVTIHLSCTLHMSQPPVVRERRVVYTDFCLFSGNGDDDPGEARIRRVREGAYRTVSQPPAVGGDGS